CAGCACGTCGTGCAGCTCGCGGGCGATGCGCAGCCGTTCGTCGGCGGTGGCCGCGGCCACGTCCTGCTCGTGCTGCCGGGCAGCGCGCGCCGCCTCCTCGCGCACCTGGTCGGCCTCGAAGAGCATCTCGCGGGAGGCCCGTCCCACCCCGACCGCCAGCAGCATCCCCAGCGACAGGACCACGGCGTCGGAGAGGTGGAGGCCGGCGGACGCCCGGACGGCGACGCCGATGCTGGCCACGCACGTCGCCAGCGCGAAGCCGGCTCCGGCCAGGGACAGCGCACGCCCCGCGGAGTAGAGCGCCAGCATGGGGACGGCCACCGCGGCCAGGGACTCGGCGCCGGAGACCTCCCACAGGCTCGCGGGCAGGACGAGGCCGCCGAGCACGGCCGCGAGCAGCGGCAGGGGGGTGCGCAGGACCACCGGCACGGCGAGAGGGAGGCTGACCAGGAGGCTCCGTGGCCACGCGACGCCGCCGGTCTGCACCTCGACCCACCCGACCAGCACGGCGAGCACGGCAAGGACCACGTCCAGCGGCGAGAGCCGCGCCCAGGGCCTTCCCATGCTCGGACAGTAGGAGCGCCCGGCTCGCCTCACAAGGGTGTCGGCGCACTCGGGACCCGCGCGGGACCGGCGTCCTCCTCCAGGCAGAGTCCACGATCATCCCAGCGGCAGACGCGTGCGGCCGCAGAGTCGGTCTAGCGTGCTGAGCACCGGTCAGGACGACCGGCCCGAGAGACCCGGAGGTCCGCCATGATCACCCGACGCAACTACCTCATCCTGGCCGGCGTCACGCTCGCGCTGCTCGTGCCCAACGCCATCATCGGCTCGGGGAAGGACGTGCTGTGGGTCCTCGACGACGTGCTGTGGTTCGGCTTCCTGCTGTCGGTGCTGCTGCTCATCGTGATGACCGTCGCGATCCTGGTGCGCGCCGCGACCAGCAGGTCCCGCGACCACGCCGGCGCGACCCGCTGAGCGAAGGCCGCCTCAGCGCAGCGGGAGCCTCACCAGGGGCTCCCGCTGCAACTCGGCCCGCGCGAGCGTCAGCAGGTGCACGTCGTCGGGCCCGTCGAAGATGCGCATCGCACGGTGCCAGCCGTACATCTCCGACAGCGGGGTGTCCTGGGAGACGCCCGCCCCGCCGTGCACCTGGATCGCGTCGTCGATGATCTGGAGCACCGTGCGGGGCACCATCACCTTGGCCTCGGAGACCAGGTGGCGCGCGGCCTTGTTGCCCTGGCTGTCGATCGTGTACGCCGCGAGGTGGCACAGCGCCCGCGCCGCGTCGAGCGCGATGCGGGCCTCGGCGATCTTCTGGCGCACGACGCCCTGCTCGGCCAACGTCCTGCCGAACGCGGTGCGCGAGGTGGAGCGCTGGACCATCGTGGCCAGGGCCCGCTCCCCCGCCCCGAGCGCGCGCATCACGTGGTGGATGCGGCCGGGCCCGAGCCGGGCCTGGGCAGCCGCGAAGCCCCCGCCCTCCTCGCCGAGGATGTTGGTCACCGGCACGCGGACGTCGGTGAGCTGGAGCTCGCAGTGCCCCTGCCAGTGCAGGAACCCGAAGACCGGCAGGTTGCGCACGATCTCGATGCCCGGCGTGTCCATCGGCACGATCACCATCGACT
This genomic window from Nocardioides marmoribigeumensis contains:
- a CDS encoding acyl-CoA dehydrogenase family protein, translated to MYPAYPAPSDRALALEQELRDFLDIEVLPAEAAYLRHLEVHGHAVTHAPPVVEELKVKARERGLWNLFLPAESDLTQLEYAALAELTGWSQELAPEALNCAAPDTGNMELLHLLGTEEQKQQWLEPLLDGRIRSAFAMTEKAVASSDATNIETSIVRDGDEYVINGRKWWISGSADPRCAVLIVMGKTDPEAASHRQQSMVIVPMDTPGIEIVRNLPVFGFLHWQGHCELQLTDVRVPVTNILGEEGGGFAAAQARLGPGRIHHVMRALGAGERALATMVQRSTSRTAFGRTLAEQGVVRQKIAEARIALDAARALCHLAAYTIDSQGNKAARHLVSEAKVMVPRTVLQIIDDAIQVHGGAGVSQDTPLSEMYGWHRAMRIFDGPDDVHLLTLARAELQREPLVRLPLR